TGTTCAGCCCGCGGATTGGTTGCACCGCATGATTCCCAATTGGGGTGATTTTACTGCCGAATTGCGTGCGTTATGTTCTGACAGCCGGGTCGCTGGCATATTGAACACAGAGCGAATCAAGTCCGCACTTGCGAATTTTCCAAACCCTCGGCCGGAGCTCGCTTCCCACCCCGACTTGCGGTTGATGATGCATAGCCTGATCGTGTATCGATTCATCCGAAAGTTCTGATGTAGCTAGTGGGCGTAGCGATATGAACCGGGTTACAGGTTCATTAATCAGTTGACTCACGAGAGGAGGTGAACACGATGCAAATGGAAAAAAAGGAATGGCAAGCACCAGCACTGGAAGTATTGGAAGTGAACCAAACGATGGCAGGAGTAGGTTACAGACAGATCGACTGGATCACTGTCCACGATGCTGATCTCTACGATCCAACTTC
This window of the Paenibacillus marchantiae genome carries:
- a CDS encoding paeninodin family lasso peptide, which produces MQMEKKEWQAPALEVLEVNQTMAGVGYRQIDWITVHDADLYDPTS